A single region of the Oryzias latipes chromosome 21, ASM223467v1 genome encodes:
- the LOC101172291 gene encoding trace amine-associated receptor 13c-like gives MAVSIIDCYFFQGTKYQICRTLELQNSLIQILQLLFLCVCRQLHTPTNLLLLSLAVSDFLVGFFVMPIRILLTEGCWVLGTFMCGLFNFASFILTSVSVGHMVLISADRYVAICDPLRYPTKVTLRRVQVCVCLCWAASAFYNGVILQVALTDPDNNNHCLGECVLLVDYLTGAFDVVITFFGPIIVIVVLYMSVFVVAVSHARAMRSHIISLQSSAHLSVKKSELKAAAALGVVVFMFLVCFCPYFLPSVTGQDLDSSHFSSIFGIWLFYANSCLNPVIYAFFYPWFRKSLKSIVTLQILHPNSCDVLLL, from the coding sequence ATGGCTGTTTCAATAATtgattgttattttttccaGGGCACAAAGTATCAGATATGTCGAACTTTAGAACTTCAGAACAGTCTAATCCAAATACTGCAgctgttgtttctctgtgtcTGCAGGCAGCTGCACACCCCCACCAACCTCCTCCTGCTCTCTCTGGCCGTCTCAGACTTCCTTGTTGGGTTCTTTGTGATGCCGATTCGTATTCTTCTCACAGAGGGTTGCTGGGTTTTGGGGACTTTCATGTGTGGACTGTTTAACTTTGCCTCTTTCATTCTTACATCTGTGTCAGTGGGACACATGGTGCTCATATCAGCTGATCGATACGTGGCCATCTGTGACCCGTTACGTTACCCCACCAAAGTCACTCTGAGGAGAGTTCAagtctgtgtttgtctgtgttggGCCGCTTCTGCTTTCTACAATGGAGTGATTCTGCAGGTCGCTCTCACAGACCCAGACAACAATAACCACTGCCTTGGAGAGTGTGTGCTGCTTGTAGATTATCTAACAGGAGCTTTTGATGTGGTCATCACTTTCTTTGGTCCCATTAtagtcattgtggttctgtaCATGAGCGTGTTTGTGGTGGCTGTGTCTCATGCTCGAGCCATGAGGTCTCACATCATTTCTCTCCAGAGTTCAGCTCACCTGAGTGTAAAAAAGTCTGAactgaaagcagcagcagctctgggtGTGGTTGTGTTCATGTTTCTGGTGTGTTTTTGTCCGTATTTCCTCCCTTCTGTCACGGGACAAGATCTTGACTCcagtcatttttcttcaatttttggAATTTGGCTCTTTTACGCAAACTCATGTTTGAATCCAGTGATTTATGCTTTTTTCTATCCCTGGTTCAGGAAATCTCTGAAGAGTATTGTTACCCTGCAGATACTGCACCCTAACTCCTGTGATGTCCTTTTATTGTAA
- the LOC111946814 gene encoding trace amine-associated receptor 13c-like produces the protein MMEGADLCFPQLLNSSCRKTILPRPVFTIIYILLTLISVLTVSLNLLVIISISHFRELHTSTNLLLLSLAISDFTMGLLMFFQVSFVEGCWYLGDIICILYYTVLFVITSSSIGNMVLISVDRYFAICCPLHYPSRVTTKRARVCVSLCWIFSLITLTGVVKQNMTGRFHSCDGECLVEVTFEEMLADLVVTIVIPITVIILLYVRVFVVAVSQIHAMRSHVAALPWRQTGRGTAKKSELKAAGTLGIVVAAFLLCLCPYYCVNLVGRKISIKSTSLEFVKFLFYFNSFLNPIIYGLFYPWFRKSVKLIVTLQVLKAGSSDAKIL, from the exons aTGATGGAGGGAGCTGATCTCTGCTTTCCTCAACTCCTCAACTCCTCCTGCAGGAAGACCATACTCCCTCGCCCAGTGTTCACCATCATTTACATCCTgttgactctcatctctgtgctCACTGTATCTCTTAACCTGCTGGTCATTATCTCCATCTCACACTTTAG ggAGCTCCACACCTCCACCaacctcctgctcctctctCTGGCCATCTCAGATTTCACCATGGGCCTACTCATGTTCTTCCAGGTCTCCTTCGTGGAAGGCTGCTGGTATCTGGGAGACATCATTTGCATCTTGTATTATACGGTGCTTTTTGTTATCACCTCTTCCTCCATAGGAAACATGGTTCTCATATCTGTTGATCGTTATTTTGCCATTTGTTGTCCTCTCCATTATCCCAGCAGAGTGACCACAAAGAGAGCTCGAGTCTGTGTTTCCCTCTGCTGGATCTTCTCCTTAATCACTCTAACTGGAGTGGTCAAACAAAACATGACCGGCAGGTTTCACTCCTGCGATGGCGAGTGTCTGGTTGAGGTTACCTTCGAGGAAATGCTTGCAGATTTGGTTGTGACAATAGTCATCCCCATCACTGTCATCATACTTCTGTACGTGAGGGTGTTTGTGGTGGCTGTGTCTCAGATCCACGCCATGCGCTCCCATGTTGCTGCGTTACCATGGAGACAGACAGGGAGAGGAACAGCAAAGAAATCTGAGCTGAAAGCAGCCGGGACCCTCGGGATTGTTGTGGCTGCTTTTCTGCTGTGTCTCTGCCCGTATTATTGCGTCAATCTAGTAGGCCGAAAGATTTCAATCAAGTCCACATCCTTGGAGTTTGTGAAATTCCTGTTCTACTTTAATTCCTTTCTAAATCCCATAATTTATGGCCTTTTCTATCCCTGGTttagaaaatctgtcaaactcATTGTGACACTTCAAGTGCTGAAGGCAGGCTCCTCTGATGCCAAAATACTGTAA